The stretch of DNA CAAACTGCAGCAGATAGGTTCCATATCCGAATCTAGTAAGATAGTTAAGAATCTCCCTTACATTTCCAAGATTCATTATGTTGATGAAATCTTCATGTGTGAGGTTTCCACTGAATATCCCAAGCGGCATATCTCTAAAGCTCATAAGAAAAGTCTCATTTTCCTTGAGCTTGTAATCGAGCAACTTGCTAGAAATGACTGATTTTATATTCTCTATATCCCATTTGGAAAAATAGGTCTTCAGAAGTTCTATTGCCATTGAGGGTGGCGATGAAAGAGCCAGCCTGTTTTTTTTTACGAGATGCCTGTTGATTGCCATCTCTAGTAACTCGGGATTCCTATATGATGGAGAAAGTGCATCAATATCTTCCTTGTAAGAAGTGCTGGAGAGTGCTAGAGAGACTTCCTCAAGAGTATTCATCTCCAGAATCTTATAGAAGAAATCCTGGGGAAGAAAATCTGTCATGTTGACCTTGAGTTTTCCATAGCTTCCAGAATACACCGTGTTCATAGGAATCACCTTATCCGTTCATATATTTCCTGAATCAGGTTTTCCCTGATGCGATTGAACAATGCGCTCAGCGTTAGATCCAGCTCAATTTTGCCGTCCCTGCTCTGGGCACGGATACCGCCATTTCCGTCAAGGTCACTCTCCTCAATACTCAATCTGTCCTTATCGTTGATCCTCGAAATATCTGCCTTCATCACGAATATCCTGCAATCTTTCCCAAGCATTTTAATTGCAGTGGACACCATTTTGTTTAGAATCTCAACGTAGACGGGCAATTCTTTGATCGACTCAATCTGTTCAGCCATCTGTGAAAGACCATTATCCAGAAGTTCTGCAAATTTTGCATTAAGAATCCGTTTCGCTTCTAGGTTCGCAGCATCAAGAATCGATTTTGTTTTGTATTTTGATTCCTCCTCTATGAGTCTGGTCTGTTTCTGAACAAACTCTTTCATCTGCTTTTCCAAGGTTACGGCGAGGGAGGAAATTTTCTCCTCGTATGAATTCCTGAGAGCAGCGAGTTCTTGGTCTCCTCTTTCAACTATACCGTTCTTGATCTGGTCTATCGGCATAAGGATCAGTTCAAAGGATGCCCAGAAGCAGAATTATTCCAAAAGCTACGCCTATGATCCACAAGGTCTCCGGTATAATGAAGAAAAAGAGCACCTGTCCAAATTTCTCAGGTTTTTCTGCAATTATTCCCATGCCTGCAGCTCCAATACCTTGCTGTGCCATTCCTGTGCCTATCAGACCACCCGCTATTGATATTGAAGCGGCTATGGCTAGATATGCTTGTTCAATAGTTACCATGAAGATACCGTCAGAATATCGACGTAGGTTATTTAAAACTGAGTACGAAAATTTTAATGCGGAAATGGTTTTTATTTCCGATAATCGAGCCTATCTTTACGATAATCACACATTAGCACGGCCTGGATCAAATGGTGTCACTTTCGCCTTGTGGCTTGCAATCCTGCTTATCCCAGATTCATCTATCAATGAAAGTGTCAGCGAAGGTCCACTACCGTTGAGTGCTGAATTTAGCCTCTCCAGTATTTCATTGAACTTCTTCTCGTCATTGAGGTCATCCGATATGAATATCATCTGGTCCCTCACAGACATCAGAAGTCCCTCTACAGTCGTTATGTCTCCACTGGATGAACTTCCAGGTTCAATTTCCACTCCTATCTCAGATATGGATATTCTTGCCTTCGGTGACCTGTAAATTACCACGTTTAGGTCATTTTCACTTGCTATGGTGAAATTAATTTTCACCGGCGACAGCTCATCGATCCTTTGGATTGACGTGTCCTTATAAAAGCATCTCTTGCACATGCTTGTCTGTATGATTATGTTTCCTTCGTAGGGTATCTCCGTCTCGTATACAATGAAGTACAGGTTAGCGCCACACACAGGACATGGTACGTTTGTCTCGATCTCCTGAGGAGGGGACTGATTATCCCATTCATTTGACATAAGCACTAAACCATTCCTTCAGGGGTTCCGTGACAAAATATTTCGCTTTCCTTAGATTTTCTACATTTCTGGAAGCTGTGAGGAACATCGTTGTCTTAAGATCTGCAATAATCTCTTCAATCTGTGATTTCAGGGCATCGAAGGACGCATCGGCATTATTCAGGAAACTTCTGGCGAAACCACCAATCGAGGCCCCGATTACTATGGATCTTGCTAGGTCAAGCCCGTTTCTCAACCCTCCGCTGCCAATAATAGGAAGGCCAACGTTGCAATATTTGATCGAAGCAGGTGAAGGTATCCCCCAATTCCAGAAGGTTTTACCCGAATGCATTTTCTCTCTGTCGTTTGTGTTCGCTGCTCTGTAATATTCGATTGCAGCGAACGATGTCCCTCCTAAACCACCAACGTCAATTGCCTTTACTCCAGCATCCTTAAGCTGGGTTGCCGCTTCTCTGGAAAACCCGTTTCCAGTTTCTTTGGCTATAACAGGGTAACTGGAGGCTATTTCTGAAAGTCTTTTGATTATGCCTTCAGCTCTCCTATCCCCCTCTGGTTGAACCATTTCCTGGAGGAAATTAAAGTGAACTACGAGAAAATCGGCCCCAATTAGGTTGAAGCAGTACTCGATATCGGAATCACTGAATGCTGGCTTCTTCTGGTCTATAAGCTGGGGAGCCCCAATATTCGCTATCTTGAAAGGGATCTTGTAATCATTAATCACAGAATATGTATCCGCTAATTCCTTTTTTTCGACAGCTGCCCTCATGCTTCCTACTCCCATTCCAATCCCAAAATGCTCGGCAGCCGCAGCCAGATTTCCATTTATTCTCTTTGCAAGCCCGGTTCCCCCAGTCATTGATGATATTATGAAAGGGTTTTTCAAGGGTTTACCCAGAAAATTAACGGATGTGTCGATGGACCCAAAATCCACGTCCGGTATCGCCTGATGCATCAATTTTATATCATCCCAGTAATTGTATTCGGAAACTACCATTTCTTTCTGAGCTATTCTTACATGCTCCTCTTTTCTATTCTCAATCATCTTATCACTGTTCCGATAAATCTCTGTGAATCCAGATCA from Thermoplasmataceae archaeon encodes:
- a CDS encoding ATPase; this translates as MVTIEQAYLAIAASISIAGGLIGTGMAQQGIGAAGMGIIAEKPEKFGQVLFFFIIPETLWIIGVAFGIILLLGIL
- a CDS encoding ZPR1 zinc finger domain-containing protein — protein: MSNEWDNQSPPQEIETNVPCPVCGANLYFIVYETEIPYEGNIIIQTSMCKRCFYKDTSIQRIDELSPVKINFTIASENDLNVVIYRSPKARISISEIGVEIEPGSSSSGDITTVEGLLMSVRDQMIFISDDLNDEKKFNEILERLNSALNGSGPSLTLSLIDESGISRIASHKAKVTPFDPGRANV
- the fni gene encoding type 2 isopentenyl-diphosphate Delta-isomerase, which gives rise to MIENRKEEHVRIAQKEMVVSEYNYWDDIKLMHQAIPDVDFGSIDTSVNFLGKPLKNPFIISSMTGGTGLAKRINGNLAAAAEHFGIGMGVGSMRAAVEKKELADTYSVINDYKIPFKIANIGAPQLIDQKKPAFSDSDIEYCFNLIGADFLVVHFNFLQEMVQPEGDRRAEGIIKRLSEIASSYPVIAKETGNGFSREAATQLKDAGVKAIDVGGLGGTSFAAIEYYRAANTNDREKMHSGKTFWNWGIPSPASIKYCNVGLPIIGSGGLRNGLDLARSIVIGASIGGFARSFLNNADASFDALKSQIEEIIADLKTTMFLTASRNVENLRKAKYFVTEPLKEWFSAYVK